AAGTGGGGCTACGAGGGCGAGGAGCTCGAAGAGCTCGTCCGCAAGATCGAATCGAAGCCCAAGGCGATGCTCGACTTCATGATGGCCTTCGAGCTCAACCTCGCGCCGGTCGGCCCGCTGCAGCCGCGCAACAGCGCGCTCGTGGTCTTCGCGGCGACCGTGCTCGGCTCGTTCATCCCGCTCGTCCCGTTCCTCGTCGCGGGGCACGCGATCGTCACCGCCGCCTTCGCGTCGATCGGGCTCAGTGCCGCGGCGCTCTTCGGCATCGGCTGGTACGAGGCGACCACCACCGTGGGCTCGCTCTGGAAGAGCGGGCTCCGCATGCTCGTGATCGGTCTCGGCGCCGGCTTCGCCGGATTCCTGATCGGGCACTTCGCGGGAACGCTGTAGCGCGAGCGCTCGGCCCGCGCTCCGATCACGCGACGCCGGTGAATCGGCGCCGGCGCGCCGCGACGTCCGAGCCGCGGCGCAACCAGGCGAATCGGCGGGGGGTGCGCCCGACCTCGTGACGGCGGCAGGCGGCGCACCAGACGACGATCTCCTGGCGGGCCGCGAGCTCGGGGGTGGGGATGTGGTCCGAGGGGGGGTGGGGGCATCGACGGTCGAGGCAGGCGGGGTCGTTCGGTCCGTCCGGAGCCGGGCGCATCGCTAAGAACGATGCGCACCCATGTGTATTAAACCTGGCGACGGGAGCCGTCGTCCGGTCGGGCGCCTACGGCGCGAGCGCTCTCAGTTCCTTCTGCACGCGGGCCTGCTTCTCCTTGTCGGTGAGCTCGCGCAGGTGGACCGAGACCGAGATCGTGCCGTTCAGCTCGAGGCTCTCGCGGATCAGGGGAAGGCGCAGGGACAGATGCTCGAGTCGGATCTCCATCTGACCGTGCCGGTCCGCGATCGCTTCGACGAAGTCGAGGAACAGGTTGGAGTCGCCCGAGCGGGCGCCGGCCACCGCCATGCCGACCCCCACGGCGTCCGAGGATAGGAACCTATCGTCGGCGGGCCGGCGGCGCGGGCGCCGGCTTACTTGCCGAGACCGGCCCGGTGGCGCAGGGCGTGGTAGAAGCCCCCGAAGCTCGTCGCGGTCGGGGTCCTGAGGCCCTGCAGCCGCAGCTGCTCGCGGACCTCCTTCGCACCCTGGCGGAGGTCGAGGATCTTCGCGGTGTCGTACTTGTACTGGAACGTGCCCGGCGGGCCGCGCGGGAACGGCTCCCAGTCCCGCGGGGTCGTCGTCCGCAGCTCGTGGGCCCGCTTGCCCTCCTTGGGCTGGAACGCCGGCAGCGTGAGGTGCTCCTCGGTCAGCCAGATCATCGTCGCGTCGCGGATCGCCTGCTCGGTGACGTCGTCGAGCGCGCCCGGCGCGACCTGGCCCTGCACCCACTGGACCATCGCGTCGAACGTCTTCTCGGCGTTCTCCTCGAGCATCACGAGGACCGCGATGCGGATCGCCGCGCGGCGCAGCTGCTGGATCCCCGTGTCGCTGAGCCGGTAGTCGGCGGTGAGGCCGAGCATCGCTTCGGAGTTGTCCGCGAGGTCGGACAGCGGCAGCACGAACAACGGACCCGGCGCCTCGTCCTTCG
This is a stretch of genomic DNA from Thermoplasmata archaeon. It encodes these proteins:
- a CDS encoding VIT1/CCC1 transporter family protein; this encodes MMKGQIHESHPHPGLLSDFILGSQDGLVNVLGILLGLSAATGDTRIIIIAALAALGAESVSMGAVAYTSTLARLRFYQAETQRELHEMREVPDMEREEVRTVFRKWGYEGEELEELVRKIESKPKAMLDFMMAFELNLAPVGPLQPRNSALVVFAATVLGSFIPLVPFLVAGHAIVTAAFASIGLSAAALFGIGWYEATTTVGSLWKSGLRMLVIGLGAGFAGFLIGHFAGTL